Part of the Phaeodactylum tricornutum CCAP 1055/1 chromosome 5, whole genome shotgun sequence genome is shown below.
CCCTTTCCAGTTAGGCAGCGAATTCTGACTGGTCCTAACATTCTTCCAGTTGTCGACcagaaaaaaaaaagaattAGCAGTAATTTGCCCGAAACATGTTAAGCCATGCTCTTCCTCGGAGCAACCACCCCAAAAATACTTTCAACGCAATAACCTATTGACTGTTGTTTCGACTGGGACTTCGAGATTTAGGCTCGCAAAGGGACTTTGTAAAATAGCAGATAAAATACAAATGCCCGCAAAAGGAATGTTCTGGTTACTGTTAGATAGCTATGCTGCTTTCGTCATCCCCCCGTTTCCGTGTCTATCGCCTTACCAAGATTTGAACTCAAAatccttttcctttccaaaTGTTGATTACCGATCAAAAAACCTTCGCCGACGTTCGACCAGCTTAGCAATGGgaagatcgtcgtcgttatcGAGATCTTTGTCGTCGCCGTTTCTCAGCTCAGATGATTGACGGGTAGCTTGCGTGGTGTCCGTGCTTTTACTCTCTTCAGTTCCGTAGGTGGTGGCAAGGATGCGTCGGCGGCGCTTAACGACATCAAACGCACTCCCCGTGTCTTCCAACTGCTGCGGAGTGACACCAAGTGTGCGACGTGGGCGCCTACTGAGAGGTCGTGTTGGTGTTGAGGATGAAGTCGCTTGCTCCATCGGAAGAATTCTGTTATCCGTGGCGTCTATCGCAGACTCTACTATTGATCTCGTGGAATTAGTTCGAATACTTTCAAAAGGATCGCATTCAATCTTTGCCCCATCTTGGCTTCTCTTGTTCCATTCCTCGGAGTCTTTGTGCTGGTGCACTCCCTTTGgaattttgtttttgtgAGTTGGCATACTGTGAACAAGCCCTTTGATCTTGTCCGCCGGCATTGCATGCAACTCGTCCTCCATCGATGATCTAGCTTGCTCAGATTCAAACTGATTTCCCAGATCATTTGTATTGGTGAGAGTTGGCTTATCAGTGCTTTCTTCAATGAAGTCAGGTTTAAGATTCTTGGGTGGTCGACCCCGTCGTGTCCGCTTTACAATTTCAAATTCTACAGAAGGATCCTGCCTGATCGGATGCGATGTTGAAACGTGGGGAATAGGAGTTGTCTTTCCTGATTTAGGAGGCCGCCCACGCTTTCGTTTATTGCCAATTAGTGGAGGCATGACGCTAGCTGACGGAGGCAGCGTAAGCTTGGCTTCAATTGGCGGTGGAGAAAAGACGGGAGCATCCATTATTGGTTGTGGTCGTTCCCGTTTGCTTTTCGCTGGCGAACTTATTCTTTTGGGATTTGAAATGGAAACATCTAGCGGACGGGGATATTTGCGTGGGCGTCCCGGTCGTTTTCGTTTAGGCGAAAGACAAGGCGCACGCTCCGTAAAATTAGAAGGATCCACCGACGGTGGTCGTCCGGGTCGCTTCTTTGAAAGGATCGATGGCTCGCCTACTTTGACAGAAGGATTTGCCACAGGAGAACTTTCGGACGTAGCTGCTCTGTCTCGTCGAGGACAGCTTCGGATGTCGTCAACCATCACACTCGTCTTCAAGAAATCGTCCGTTTCCTCAACGTACTCTTCAAAGCATTTGCCTTTTTGGAGTGATTGGGTACCAGGAGTTGGCCGCGTACCTAGTTCATGTTTAGGAGTTCCTCCATCAATGTGTGCACAAAACCGGCTGCTTGAAACACTAATCTTGTCCTCTCCAAAGCCAAGAATCCTACTCTTTGACCGATAGGCTCGGCCCAGCCAATCCACGAAgaattctttttcaaagtcttccaatgGTCCAACCAGGCTCGGTGTACTCAGCACGGCGCGCAAGGCTCGGTCAAGGGCTTCGCGGTCGAAATCGTCTTCCGTGTCGTAGCAGCGATTTCTTAAGGCTGCTCCAAATGCAGCCAAGCGACACTGTCGTGCGTCCTCGCAACGGCTATCTCGAGAACTTGTAACTATTTTCAGCTCCTCTTTCGTCATGTCACTTTCTACCTCCCCAGGTTCCAGCAGTGGTTCCCACGATGAATCATAGTCGACCCACCATTCTGCCCATCGCCACGCCCAGCCGAAGATACGAAGGACGAGAATAGCGGAATTTAGAAGGCGCGATGCATGGGCAAACGTCATGGGTGAATCGACCCTCGCAAATGTTTTTCCGGCTCGccgtttctctttttcaatcaTATCTTCCAATCGCGCTCGTAGGTTGAATTCGTTACCTCCATGTCTGTAGCATTTTACTTCAATTTTTGAAGTGTATATCGTGAGTGGAAAACTACTCCTTACGAACTTGCAAAAATTCAGAATGACTTACCATAAAAATGCATTTTTCGGCCGATATCGTACGCCTCTACTTCCAATCCAGCCTGGCGAGCGCAAGTTACATGGAAACATGTATGCGACTTGCGATTGTTTTTTTCCGTATGACAACCTTCGTTATCGCACTGCAATTTCAAGCCACCAGATTGTCCACACAAAAAGCAGAACGTGTTTCCTTTTATCAAACCGCGACCGCTGGACATCACAACATCAGAAAGATCAATCTCGCCGGTTTTGGGAGATAGGATCAACTGCTTGTGCCAACTAGTGAAAACAAACTCAGATTTCAGCAACTAGGAAAATTCTTGGTATGAACACACTCATATCGACTTACAATGCACAGAGCGTATGACACCATAGCTGCCGGCCAAACAATGACTTCTCAAATTCTCTGGGGTTGTGTTTCCAGTAGCTCTTTTTACTAACAGGACGTGCGTGACTAGCACGTAACCATCCGCCTTGTTGATAGCAAGCGATACAAGACGGCGTCGTGAAACCCCGACCTTCTTTGATTGCCGTTTCCACAAATATACACCGTGGGCATTTGTAGTTGCCCTGAATACAATCAACATCGAGCTTGCAAGATGCGCAAAAAATTATTGCGCAGCCAGAACATCGAGTTAGACCAATGCCGTTCTCTTCCGCTTGATCACATACCTCGCATCGGACACCGGACAGTTTTTTCATCGTTATCTCAACCAAAAGTTCGGCCTCATACGCTTTGTTCGCGAGCAGGGCTTTGCGCTCGATTTCGTTTGCAGTATTGAACGGAATCAGGGCAATGGGGGCTGGCGCAGGTTTGGGCTCTATTGGAAATTCTTGGGCAATTGAGATAAGTGTTTCGGTGGATAAAGAATGTTTTGGTATTTCGCTAACAGGTACAGATGAGTGCTCAGGGCACAAAAGTGTCCATGGATTGACTTCAACTGGTCCTTTAACATTTTCTCCATGGACCACGTTGCACGTTCCCACGGCTCTTGCACACGTTACATGAATCCATCGTTTACATCCGGCGTGTCGGCAAACATTCATGGCCCCTCTCTCCGCTAGACAGAGGTAGCAACTGATATTCAGTTGCCTAAATCCCAATTTCAGCTCAGAAACGTCTTCGATAAGATCAGGGCTTGATTCGTCTACGAAGTTTAGACCTTGCCATTTTGCGCATACCATCTATTGAGAGGAAAATGTTTAGTGTCCACACCATTTGCCAAATTTTTGAACGGCGATAAGACTTACATGTACCCATTTTCCAAAAGTAGCCAACGATACATCATCACTTTTTGCGGCCGTCCTGATGTAGGCTCCTTCCTTTTTGCAACATAACTCACACCTGATGGGAAGCGGAGCTGGAGCGCTGTCCAACTTGTCCCTGCCTAGATATCGACATGCCAAACAGTAGTAGTCCCCAGCTGGAATTCTTTCGATCCCGTAGCAGAATTGGTGAACTGCGACGTTACATGCTTCGCAAAAAAGAATCTGGTTATCTGGTGTTACTTCTCCGTCGTTGCAAATGTCGCAAACGGCGTCCATGTCTTGCTCGCGTTGCTTCTCCACAGCCTTGTCCATCTCCTTACGCCGCTGCAACATCCTTTTGTTTTCGTAAAGGATATTTTTCTCTTCATTTCGCTGTTCGACAGTTTCCGGACTTTCATAAACCGTTCGCTCCTCCACAATCTTTCGTAGTATGGAGCGAAGTGCTGGCTCAAAGTTTCCCTCAAACTCCTCCAGTTGCTTTTTTTTAGAAAGAAGATGACGCAAAATCTCATCGTCTTCAGTACAAGTATCAGTTCTAATACTTGAAGGTGGCGAAAATGCTCGCATCACATCCAGCTTCGTCCCATCGTTTACACGAGATGCAATAATCTTTGGTCCAAGCTCTCCATCAAATTCGAGATGAAAGAATTCAATCTTGTTTTCGTCCTTAACCTTGCCTCGGAACCGAACGCTTACATCGCGTACAATTGATTCAGGGTTTGTAAAGAAGTGGACGGATTTGCGAGTCGGTGCTCTTTTTGTTCTGATCGTTGAACCACAGGTTGATGGCGCTTCGGCATTTTGGTGGGTCGCTCTCGCCTCGTCTACGCTTGGCATTTGGACCAACCATCGTTGCTTTTGAGATGCTTCATGTTGCGTATGGTAATTGGAGGCCGAATCACGTGCTTCTTGCGCTTCTGTCAGCATTAAAAAAGCGTAGCGGTAGCTGCATCGATTGAGATCGCAAACAAGACCAACTATATCAACATCTTGTCGCTCCAGCGTCTTGTCCTTCTGTAGAGACTTGATCTCAGATTTCAATGAAGATTTTAAATCGTCCGTTTCTAGTGCACTCGTAGCATTGCCATCAGGCTCCTGTATACCGTTTCCTGTCCATGTGTTGTTGATCGACTTGTGTTGCAAGAGCCCACTACTGGTCGTCGCAGAAAAAACCGcaaaatccatttttgcaTGCTTCGAATCGGCACTTGGCATCACATTTTCGGACATGGAGCATcttgcaacaagaagaccTATCTTATCTCCCGGCACTTCTTTTCCGGAATCCATATCGGCAATGGAATTTCTTGGTCCGACATTACatttgtcgtcgttttcaGGAAACTGTCCGTGACCAGCAGAAGTGCGTGTTTGGCGAGAATCTTTGGCGGCGGTCGTCGTGGTATTTCTAGCTTTACCCTCCAGACTGCAGTCTTTCGCTGCCTCGATCGGTACCATGCGAAAATATCGTACAAAAAAATCGCGCAGTTGATGAGGTACCGTAATAGTTGCATACCACACGTGCGAAGCCCTAGCATGTTCTAGTGCAAGGCAAATCAGCGTTACAAGCAACAACCGGGTTTCCGACTCTGGTACATGATGGGTTGTGGCATTTTGTCCAATGTACGATATGTCATCGGCTGTACTTAGCCCATCCAGCGAAAGGATCACTTCGGACGTGTCGTGACTCAGCGGATGCCATTCAAATCGATAGGAAACGAGACCGATGGGCAGGTTGTCGCTTAAAACATAAATACCGGAAGAAATAGTATCCAGAGAAGAAGGCCAGGATTTTTCCGGATTTCTTTCGTGAAAATCAGCCAGACTTGACCATGTCCATTCGGACCCACcacctttgcttttggcaagATCCAATACTGGGAGCATGATTTCGTCGGTGAGTGAGGACAGCAGACGGCTTTGCTGAGCCGGTGTTACTAAAAGACGACCCAGCTCTGGTTGTCGTATCAGGGACACATACAGCGGATCTACCGTGCTTTCTTGCCATATGGGATCATTCTCGCAGCTACCCTGCTGATACTGTTCCCATAGAGCTGGCAACGTTCGACCACTATCAGGAATACTAAGCGTCGACGAATAATTCCGCAACAGCGGCCATGACGTTGTTAGAGTTACGACAGCAGTAGAGGGGGCGACGACAGGGACATCGAAACCGAGCAGTCTGGCTGCGTACGCGACCGAGTACGTATCGGGGCGAGGGAACCACACATCATAAAGAGGAATCATGTCTGCGGCACTGGGTTGACTGTTTGGCGCCGCTACAAGTTCCAGCAAGGGATTGACAATGCGATCCGGTGCGTCATCCTGTACAGGAACAGTCCGGCTCGTGTTGCTGATACTACTCCCACCAGCACTTTTGCGCTTTTCACGTTGCGCTGAAATATTGGAAGTGCGTCGTTTCAGtttgcgctttttcgaaGAATTGACCGTGCCAGCCTGCGACGCCATATTGCCACCCTTCTTCGTCCCACGAAACTTTGCGGGGACGTGCTTGCCATGCTTTTTCTGGTGATACAAGGGGGGAGGGACTGACACTGACTCCTCTGATGGCCTTGCTTTCGATGACCGAGTCGAAGAAGGTTGTACTGCGTGCGAAGCCTCCGAAATTGCACGATgagttgctgctgttggattttcaaaaacttCCCCCAGAGATTGATGCTGTGATTCCAAAAAGCTATTGGAATCTTGATACCTGGCCATATTGATTGACGCAAGTGCTGCTGCCGTCTGCTCCAAAGGATCACTCTCGACATCTGCTTCGTCCACTTGACTCTCGCCGTGTTTCGGGCGCTTGCCTATGGAACCCATCCCCATTTCTTCTAAATTCTCTGACATGCTCTATCCTCCACACTCACCGCGTATCTGTCTGCCTTGTGCTGGTAGCTTGTGGCCGTTTTGGATGGTTGTTTGGTAGTCCCACAACTTGGGAAGGTCGCCATTCGTGCTCCTTTTTCCGGGGTTGAAACGGGTCTGGACTGGTAAAGCGGGTGGCCGTCGTCCCCGTTTGTCGCTACAGAACGTCCCCGCGACATgctgcttctttttgttcacCGAGAGCGGGCTCGCTCGATGTAGTCCGGCGTCTCGGAAATTGAGTCCCGTGTCCAAATCCGtgtcttcactgtcaaattgGTTCGGTCGCTTACCATACAGAAACCCTAATGGTTAGTGAACATTCATACCGACAAAAATGTCTGCGGATAATGGGACATTCCAGCAAGAACTTGGACAGTCtccatttttttcaaaaaaaaGTGCCCAGCCATTAATACCTTCGTTAAAAGGGTTAGCAATCTAATAGTAAAGGATGTCAATTTGCTcttctttgactgtgagtgctATTCTGGAGACTCCTTCCTGCTGGCTTTCCCACACTCTTTGTTGGGAGATCGGTGGCGACTCCACTGACGCTATCGAAGCATATCGGAAAATGCACGGAATTTGTTCATCACACGTCTGCTGGCTTGGGATCGTGGCAATGCAATGgttgcattgactgtgaatggacGCTGGTTCTCGTTTCTTTGACAAGAACAGAATAGCCTTTGCGTCGTCATGCTGAAGAAGAACGTCTAGTGGCCATCCAAGCAACAAACATGTAAAGCTTattccaaaagtagacggCTTATTGATAAATTTATTGCCCTTCTTTCTCCATGCATATTCAATCTTTCGAGACCACGACAGATAACACGTAATATTCACTCATCATCATTGATCTTTCTCTGTCGTCGGATACAAAACGTTGTAGAATCGGCTCTCCCATGTACGCTCCCGACAAACAAGAGACCACTCCCGATCCACaatctttccttttcgcTACCTTTCTCCATTACTAAATGGCATTCTTGGCCTTATGCAATGAATTCGCCATGGGATCTTCGTCAAACTCGCCGAGTCCGAGCAGTTTAATGCCCTTTTCTCGCAGAACCACGACTTCGTCCGGGTCATACCATCCGTGCTGGACTTCGCCAATGTGAGCACACCGAAGCATAAATTGACACAAACGCGATTGTCCGACACCTCCACCAATCGACTGCGGCAAGGTTCCGTCCAATAACATACGGTGCCAAACATATTCCTTGCGTTCTGGTACACCACAGAGATAGAGTTGTTTCTCCATGATTTCCGGATTAACACGGATACCCATACTGCTCAATTCAAAACTCATTTCAAGGATGGGATTCCAGACGAGCAAGTCCCCGTTGAGACCAAATCCACCATCCTCGCGTTGGGTAGTCCAGTCGTCGTAGTCTGGAGCGCGTCCGTCGTGACGCAGCGTTCCGTCCTCCTTCGCGCCACCGATGCCGATGAGAAAGACGGCACCGTGCTCTTTGCAGAGCAAATTTTCACGTTCCTTGGGCGAAACATCGGGATACTTCTTAATCATGTCGTCGGTATTGGCGAACACAATGTCCTTGGGGAGAATCGCCTTGACACCGTACTTTTCCGCAACCACCTGTTCCGTGTCGTAGACAGCCTTGTAAATTTGTTTAAC
Proteins encoded:
- a CDS encoding predicted protein — protein: MSRGRSVATNGDDGHPLYQSRPVSTPEKGARMATFPSCGTTKQPSKTATSYQHKADRYANLEEMGMGSIGKRPKHGESQVDEADVESDPLEQTAAALASINMARYQDSNSFLESQHQSLGEVFENPTAATHRAISEASHAVQPSSTRSSKARPSEESVSVPPPLYHQKKHGKHVPAKFRGTKKGGNMASQAGTVNSSKKRKLKRRTSNISAQREKRKSAGGSSISNTSRTVPVQDDAPDRIVNPLLELVAAPNSQPSAADMIPLYDVWFPRPDTYSVAYAARLLGFDVPVVAPSTAVVTLTTSWPLLRNYSSTLSIPDSGRTLPALWEQYQQGSCENDPIWQESTVDPLYVSLIRQPELGRLLVTPAQQSRLLSSLTDEIMLPVLDLAKSKGGGSEWTWSSLADFHERNPEKSWPSSLDTISSGIYVLSDNLPIGLVSYRFEWHPLSHDTSEVILSLDGLSTADDISYIGQNATTHHVPESETRLLLVTLICLALEHARASHVWYATITVPHQLRDFFVRYFRMVPIEAAKDCSLEGKARNTTTTAAKDSRQTRTSAGHGQFPENDDKCNVGPRNSIADMDSGKEVPGDKIGLLVARCSMSENVMPSADSKHAKMDFAVFSATTSSGLLQHKSINNTWTGNGIQEPDGNATSALETDDLKSSLKSEIKSLQKDKTLERQDVDIVGLVCDLNRCSYRYAFLMLTEAQEARDSASNYHTQHEASQKQRWLVQMPSVDEARATHQNAEAPSTCGSTIRTKRAPTRKSVHFFTNPESIVRDVSVRFRGKVKDENKIEFFHLEFDGELGPKIIASRVNDGTKLDVMRAFSPPSSIRTDTCTEDDEILRHLLSKKKQLEEFEGNFEPALRSILRKIVEERTVYESPETVEQRNEEKNILYENKRMLQRRKEMDKAVEKQREQDMDAVCDICNDGEVTPDNQILFCEACNVAVHQFCYGIERIPAGDYYCLACRYLGRDKLDSAPAPLPIRCELCCKKEGAYIRTAAKSDDVSLATFGKWVHMVCAKWQGLNFVDESSPDLIEDVSELKLGFRQLNISCYLCLAERGAMNVCRHAGCKRWIHVTCARAVGTCNVVHGENVKGPVEVNPWTLLCPEHSSVPVSEIPKHSLSTETLISIAQEFPIEPKPAPAPIALIPFNTANEIERKALLANKAYEAELLVEITMKKLSGVRCEGNYKCPRCIFVETAIKEGRGFTTPSCIACYQQGGWLRASHARPVSKKSYWKHNPREFEKSLFGRQLWCHTLCAFWHKQLILSPKTGEIDLSDVVMSSGRGLIKGNTFCFLCGQSGGLKLQCDNEGCHTEKNNRKSHTCFHVTCARQAGLEVEAYDIGRKMHFYVKCYRHGGNEFNLRARLEDMIEKEKRRAGKTFARVDSPMTFAHASRLLNSAILVLRIFGWAWRWAEWWVDYDSSWEPLLEPGEVESDMTKEELKIVTSSRDSRCEDARQCRLAAFGAALRNRCYDTEDDFDREALDRALRAVLSTPSLVGPLEDFEKEFFVDWLGRAYRSKSRILGFGEDKISVSSSRFCAHIDGGTPKHELGTRPTPGTQSLQKGKCFEEYVEETDDFLKTSVMVDDIRSCPRRDRAATSESSPVANPSVKVGEPSILSKKRPGRPPSVDPSNFTERAPCLSPKRKRPGRPRKYPRPLDVSISNPKRISSPAKSKRERPQPIMDAPVFSPPPIEAKLTLPPSASVMPPLIGNKRKRGRPPKSGKTTPIPHVSTSHPIRQDPSVEFEIVKRTRRGRPPKNLKPDFIEESTDKPTLTNTNDLGNQFESEQARSSMEDELHAMPADKIKGLVHSMPTHKNKIPKGVHQHKDSEEWNKRSQDGAKIECDPFESIRTNSTRSIVESAIDATDNRILPMEQATSSSTPTRPLSRRPRRTLGVTPQQLEDTGSAFDVVKRRRRILATTYGTEESKSTDTTQATRQSSELRNGDDKDLDNDDDLPIAKLVERRRRFFDR
- a CDS encoding predicted protein (Aspartate--ammonia ligase (asparagine synthetase) catalyses the conversion of L-aspartate to L-asparagine in the presence of ATP and ammonia. The predicted protein has homology with bacterial proteins); this translates as MATTFDSSQALAGLPPPHVLEEGGYTPTIEDALVKEEALEVIKRTFEGNLKANVNLVRVSNPMFVTKRSGFNDNLNGTERPATFAPRDFQDIKLEVPFSLAKWKRWALHYYNIPSGKGVVTDFRGLRCDDDVDFTHSLYVDQFDWEKRIDESDRNVTYLVETVKQIYKAVYDTEQVVAEKYGVKAILPKDIVFANTDDMIKKYPDVSPKERENLLCKEHGAVFLIGIGGAKEDGTLRHDGRAPDYDDWTTQREDGGFGLNGDLLVWNPILEMSFELSSMGIRVNPEIMEKQLYLCGVPERKEYVWHRMLLDGTLPQSIGGGVGQSRLCQFMLRCAHIGEVQHGWYDPDEVVVLREKGIKLLGLGEFDEDPMANSLHKAKNAI